The proteins below come from a single Vitis vinifera cultivar Pinot Noir 40024 chromosome 9, ASM3070453v1 genomic window:
- the LOC100253160 gene encoding FCS-Like Zinc finger 17, producing the protein MSPLNVEEEGHEGKRRPNFPGHESFKRSSVDPVGLRILTQFSHGESNLVLKSACRLRVPTPPPPSGASPESCFLKSCYLCNKELTPDKDIYMRSDEGFCSVECRNRQIVMDETKEIETSTKKILASSRHCRSAGGCETCVLLEDLRRRRKPISRHKNQALVS; encoded by the exons ATGAGCCCCTTGAATGTGGAAGAAGAGGGCCATGAGGGCAAGAGGAGACCCAACTTCCCAGGCCATGAAAGCTTCAAGAGGAGCTCAGTTGATCCTGTTGGGTTGAGAATCCTTACACAGTTCTCACATGGCGAATCCAACCTTGTCCTTAAATCTGCATGCAGGTTGAGGGTTCCAACCCCTCCTCCACCCAGTGGCGCCTCTCCTGAGAGTTGCTTTCTCAAATCATGTTATCTCTGCAACAAGGAGTTAACCCCTGATAAAGACATATACATGAG GAGTGATGAAGGCTTTTGCAGTGTAGAGTGCAGGAACAGACAGATAGTAATGGATGAAACGAAAGAAATAGAGACTTCAACCAAGAAAATTCTAGCATCTTCCCGGCATTGCCGCTCTGCTGGTGGGTGTGAGACCTGTGTGCTCCTAGAGGACCTTCGGCGGCGAAGGAAGCCAATCTCTCGCCATAAAAATCAAGCATTAGTCTCATAG